A stretch of Lactuca sativa cultivar Salinas chromosome 6, Lsat_Salinas_v11, whole genome shotgun sequence DNA encodes these proteins:
- the LOC111883189 gene encoding uncharacterized mitochondrial protein AtMg00820-like — protein sequence MKTVIESRDAIFDEERFTSIPRPRDMIQQSSNKNLPSACKAFGCKWILKWKMKVDGLIDKYKAKLVIHGFRQKEEIDFFDIYAPIAGISTSILMLALTTIHNLVIHQMDVKNYILEWGLG from the exons ATGAAGACTGTTATAGAGTCTAGAGATGCTATatttgatgaagaaagatttacatcTATTCCAAGGCCAAGAGACATGATTCAACAATCTTCCAACAAGA ATTTACCTTCTGCTTGCAAGGCATTTGGATGTAAATGGATCCTAAAATGGAAGATGAAGGTGGATGGcttaattgataagtataaagCCAAATTGGTTATCCACGGATTTAGGCAAAAAGAAGAGATTGATTTCTTTGATATTTATGCTCCTATTGCCGGAATTTCCACTAGCATATTAATGTTAGCTCTTACAActatacataatcttgtgattcatcaaatggatgtgaaaaacTACATTCTTGAATGGGGACTTGGATGA